In Natronococcus occultus SP4, the following proteins share a genomic window:
- a CDS encoding thiamine pyrophosphate-dependent dehydrogenase E1 component subunit alpha gives MFEDAVTARYYEERLQEEYLEGKQPAFDISAGPIPGELHLAAGQEAAAVGVCQHLRDDDTVTAPHRPHHVAIAKGVDLKRMTAEIFGRETGLSSGKGGHMHLFDPDAGFACSGIIAQGCPPAVGAGLAAKKRNEDSVAVAYLGEGAISQGAFLESLNLAAVQQLPVVFVIEDNDWAISMPKERVTDVADGSQRAGGFDMPGVRVDYDDATAVYDAARDAVGRARAGNGPTLLEVQVHRRMGHFMGDPESYRPDEDVAAAEQRDSIERLADELRNEDVPDDELETIREDARERVDEAIEWAKEQPEPDPDAAYEDVFVNPPSGVTSEEPSHELAGGDD, from the coding sequence ATGTTCGAGGACGCGGTGACGGCACGGTACTACGAGGAACGGCTCCAGGAGGAGTACCTCGAGGGAAAACAGCCGGCGTTCGACATCTCGGCCGGGCCGATCCCCGGCGAGTTACATCTCGCGGCCGGCCAGGAGGCCGCCGCCGTCGGCGTCTGCCAACACCTGCGCGACGACGACACCGTGACGGCACCCCACCGTCCTCACCACGTCGCGATCGCGAAGGGTGTCGATCTGAAACGGATGACCGCGGAGATATTCGGCCGGGAGACCGGATTGAGCAGCGGGAAAGGGGGTCACATGCACCTGTTCGACCCCGACGCGGGCTTTGCCTGCAGCGGCATCATCGCCCAGGGCTGTCCGCCCGCGGTCGGCGCGGGGCTCGCGGCGAAAAAGCGCAACGAGGACAGCGTGGCCGTCGCCTACCTCGGTGAAGGGGCGATCAGCCAGGGCGCTTTCCTCGAGTCCCTGAACCTCGCGGCCGTCCAGCAGCTGCCCGTTGTCTTCGTCATCGAGGACAACGACTGGGCGATCAGCATGCCCAAAGAACGGGTCACCGACGTCGCCGACGGCTCTCAGCGTGCCGGCGGGTTCGACATGCCGGGCGTCCGCGTCGACTACGACGACGCGACGGCGGTCTACGACGCCGCGAGGGATGCCGTCGGCCGGGCGCGAGCCGGTAACGGGCCGACGCTACTCGAGGTGCAGGTCCACCGGCGGATGGGCCACTTCATGGGCGACCCCGAGAGCTACCGCCCGGACGAGGACGTCGCGGCCGCCGAGCAGCGGGACTCGATCGAGCGGCTCGCCGACGAGCTCCGGAACGAGGACGTCCCGGACGACGAGCTCGAGACGATCCGCGAGGACGCCCGCGAGCGCGTCGACGAGGCCATCGAGTGGGCGAAAGAGCAGCCCGAGCCCGATCCGGACGCGGCCTACGAGGACGTCTTCGTCAACCCGCCGTCGGGCGTGACGAGCGAGGAGCCGAGCCACGAACTCGCCGGGGGTGACGACTGA
- a CDS encoding helix-turn-helix domain-containing protein, with the protein MSVIVEFTIATEEFVFGSALETVEHMEIELEAIVPVGGQVVPYFWATGEGFEAFEHHVGSDSDIESISQIDRLDGTALYRAVWSSGADGLLRGLAETEAVVLEAMTTEAGWYFRVRFPGNKEVKRFSEYCTERSISIRVGRVHPLAEASRAGRRFELTPGQHEAIVLAVRRGYFEVPRETDLSAIADELGISQQAASERVRRGANAVLRAALPIPRSE; encoded by the coding sequence ATGAGCGTCATCGTCGAGTTCACCATTGCAACCGAGGAGTTCGTCTTCGGTTCGGCGCTCGAGACGGTCGAGCACATGGAGATCGAACTCGAGGCGATCGTCCCCGTCGGGGGGCAGGTCGTGCCGTACTTCTGGGCGACCGGGGAGGGGTTCGAGGCGTTCGAACACCACGTCGGCTCGGACTCGGATATCGAGAGCATCAGCCAGATCGATCGGCTCGACGGCACCGCGCTGTACCGGGCAGTGTGGTCCAGCGGCGCCGACGGACTCCTTCGAGGACTCGCCGAGACGGAAGCCGTCGTCCTCGAGGCGATGACGACGGAGGCGGGCTGGTACTTTAGAGTCCGGTTTCCGGGCAACAAGGAGGTAAAGCGCTTTTCGGAGTACTGCACCGAGCGGTCGATCTCGATTCGCGTCGGTCGGGTCCACCCGCTCGCAGAGGCCTCGCGGGCGGGGCGGCGCTTCGAGCTCACGCCCGGTCAGCACGAGGCGATCGTCCTCGCCGTCCGGCGCGGATACTTCGAGGTGCCGCGAGAAACCGATCTCAGCGCGATCGCCGACGAGCTGGGAATCTCCCAGCAGGCCGCCTCCGAGCGCGTCCGCCGTGGCGCCAACGCGGTGCTTCGGGCCGCCCTCCCGATCCCGCGGTCGGAGTGA
- a CDS encoding DUF7344 domain-containing protein produces MAPNHDVSDAVDGLHDVCSHRTRRRLLRVLRTRSETTLEDVAAELAEGGDDTQARERARIEVALYHCHLPKMADRDVIEYDSESGRIRTTEATRVAWRLLQAREEAIRSNRDDDR; encoded by the coding sequence ATGGCTCCCAACCACGACGTCTCCGACGCGGTCGACGGTCTCCACGACGTCTGCTCTCACCGGACTCGGCGACGGCTCCTCCGCGTGCTCCGGACGCGCTCCGAGACGACGCTCGAGGACGTCGCCGCGGAGCTCGCCGAGGGCGGGGACGACACACAGGCTCGAGAACGAGCCCGGATCGAAGTCGCGCTCTACCACTGTCACTTGCCGAAGATGGCGGACCGGGACGTGATCGAGTACGATTCCGAGAGCGGGAGGATTCGAACGACAGAGGCCACACGCGTCGCCTGGAGGCTGCTCCAAGCGCGAGAGGAAGCGATTCGTTCGAACCGCGACGACGACCGGTGA
- a CDS encoding prephenate dehydrogenase/arogenate dehydrogenase family protein, whose product MDVLIVGAGAMGTWFGDAVDAEVAFADVDPAAATAAANTVGGEAVPLEDDTTYDVVCIAVPLSHADGAIADHAPRADAAIVDVSGAMVDPLAAMARHAPDRERASLHPLFAPERAPGSIAVVREDAGPTIETLLAALKDRGNELVETTPQEHDEAMKTVQSATHAAVLAFALSAEDVPEGFETPVYEELRALARQVTAGTPRVYADIQEAFDGAEAVADAARALAEADHDEFETLYAEAARKLREEADQE is encoded by the coding sequence ATGGACGTACTGATCGTCGGTGCGGGCGCCATGGGAACGTGGTTCGGCGACGCCGTCGACGCCGAGGTCGCCTTCGCCGACGTCGATCCCGCAGCCGCGACCGCGGCCGCGAACACCGTCGGGGGTGAGGCCGTCCCCCTCGAGGACGACACGACCTACGACGTCGTCTGTATCGCGGTGCCGCTCTCGCACGCCGACGGGGCGATCGCCGACCACGCCCCGCGGGCCGACGCGGCGATCGTCGACGTCTCGGGGGCGATGGTCGACCCGCTCGCGGCGATGGCCCGCCACGCCCCCGACCGCGAGCGCGCGAGCCTCCACCCGCTGTTTGCTCCCGAGCGGGCGCCCGGCTCGATCGCCGTCGTCCGCGAGGACGCGGGGCCGACGATCGAGACGCTGCTCGCGGCCCTCAAGGACCGGGGCAACGAGCTCGTCGAGACGACCCCGCAGGAACACGACGAGGCGATGAAGACGGTCCAGTCGGCGACCCACGCCGCCGTCCTGGCGTTCGCGCTGTCGGCCGAGGACGTTCCCGAGGGGTTCGAGACGCCGGTCTACGAGGAACTGCGCGCGCTCGCACGGCAGGTGACCGCGGGGACGCCGCGGGTCTACGCCGACATCCAGGAGGCGTTCGACGGCGCCGAGGCCGTCGCCGACGCCGCCCGGGCGCTCGCGGAGGCCGATCACGACGAGTTCGAGACGCTGTACGCCGAGGCCGCACGCAAGCTACGCGAGGAGGCTGATCAGGAATGA
- a CDS encoding small ribosomal subunit Rsm22 family protein, whose translation MTDQREAIRSNAKYLRNVRPIDPEEICDYVEGNPHPAVVRQHLREEAVSLGLLEREDGTFVPVDDEPVSPRRGPVERFPARYEERLEDLLVDRYGVDWHRDATGQLLRSTIRRFKSRYLEGRPVEYDDDVAAGYAIYHLPGYYAAIQYALDDLAERSLLDRELRVLDIGAGVGGPALGLCDYLPDDVVVDYHAIEPSAAADVLEGLLAETGRNVHATIHRDPVEDVDLGALGGDDGFDLVLACNVLSEVADPEAVARSALSALTPDGTFLAMAPADKNTSVELRALERELEGTTVPGAAGESEDSDREVTVYGPTVRLWPGATPTDRGWSFDVRPDLAVPSFQRRLDEATPADDDDHAPGEFVNVDVQFSYSQLRLDGRRRVEIALETSDWAKLAETERHVTNRIDLAAAKLSRSLSDAGANPLFKISDGSEDVDHYAVLTRESALNRALLEADYGEVLTFEGVLALWNDDEEAYNLVVDEETVVDRIG comes from the coding sequence ATGACCGACCAACGCGAGGCGATCCGTTCGAACGCGAAGTACCTGCGAAACGTCCGCCCGATCGACCCCGAGGAGATCTGTGACTACGTCGAGGGCAACCCCCACCCGGCGGTCGTCCGCCAACACCTCCGGGAGGAGGCCGTCTCGCTGGGCCTGCTCGAGCGCGAGGACGGCACCTTCGTCCCCGTCGACGACGAGCCCGTGAGCCCACGCCGGGGGCCGGTCGAACGCTTCCCCGCCCGCTACGAGGAACGACTGGAGGACCTGCTCGTCGACCGGTACGGCGTCGACTGGCACCGCGACGCAACGGGCCAGCTGCTTCGGTCGACGATCCGTCGGTTCAAATCCCGCTACCTCGAGGGCCGTCCCGTCGAGTACGACGACGACGTCGCGGCGGGGTACGCGATCTATCACCTCCCGGGCTACTACGCCGCAATCCAGTACGCGCTCGACGACCTGGCCGAGCGGAGCCTGCTGGACCGGGAGCTGCGCGTCCTCGATATCGGCGCCGGGGTCGGCGGCCCCGCGCTCGGGCTCTGTGACTACCTCCCCGACGACGTCGTCGTCGACTACCACGCGATCGAACCCAGCGCAGCCGCCGACGTCCTCGAGGGGTTGCTCGCGGAAACGGGTCGGAACGTCCACGCGACGATCCACCGCGACCCCGTCGAGGACGTCGACCTCGGCGCGCTCGGCGGCGACGACGGGTTCGACCTCGTCCTCGCCTGCAACGTACTGAGCGAGGTCGCCGATCCCGAGGCGGTCGCCCGCTCGGCGCTTTCGGCGCTGACGCCCGACGGGACCTTCCTGGCGATGGCGCCTGCGGACAAGAACACGAGCGTCGAGCTCCGGGCGCTCGAACGGGAGCTCGAGGGGACGACCGTTCCCGGGGCGGCCGGCGAGAGCGAGGACTCGGACCGGGAGGTCACCGTCTACGGCCCGACAGTCCGGCTCTGGCCCGGGGCGACGCCGACCGACCGCGGCTGGTCGTTCGACGTCCGGCCCGATCTGGCGGTGCCGTCGTTCCAGCGCCGACTCGACGAGGCGACGCCGGCGGACGACGACGACCACGCCCCCGGCGAGTTCGTCAACGTCGACGTCCAGTTCTCCTACTCGCAGCTGCGCCTCGACGGACGGCGCCGCGTCGAGATCGCCCTCGAGACCAGCGACTGGGCGAAGCTGGCCGAGACCGAGCGCCACGTCACCAACCGGATCGATCTGGCCGCGGCGAAGCTCAGCCGCTCGCTGTCGGACGCGGGCGCGAACCCCCTGTTCAAGATCAGCGACGGCAGCGAGGACGTCGATCACTACGCCGTGCTCACCCGGGAGAGCGCGCTCAACCGTGCGCTGCTCGAGGCCGACTACGGCGAGGTGCTCACGTTCGAGGGCGTCCTCGCGCTGTGGAACGACGACGAGGAGGCGTACAACCTGGTCGTCGACGAGGAGACGGTCGTCGATCGGATCGGATAA
- the surE gene encoding 5'/3'-nucleotidase SurE, producing the protein MSEPLEILLTNDDGIDSTGIRALHDALAEHANVTVVAPANDQSACGRSISHAVDVREHELGYAVEGTPADCVVAGLAELGPDPDLVVAGCNEGANLGEYVLGRSGTISAAVEAAFFDVPAIATSLYVPLGDITFDEIDLEPADFAEATRVTSYLAEHALDAGVFDHAAYLNVNVPLPDTDPAPVEITRPSKRYEMDAERNGDAVHLTDRIWESMDPETIPDPEGTDRRAVAEGRISVSPLTAPHSTNHHEILEALAETYLETVATADD; encoded by the coding sequence ATGAGCGAGCCTCTCGAGATCCTGTTGACCAACGACGACGGGATCGACAGCACGGGGATTCGGGCGCTGCACGACGCCCTCGCCGAGCACGCAAACGTCACCGTCGTCGCGCCCGCGAACGACCAGAGCGCCTGCGGGCGATCGATCTCCCACGCGGTCGACGTCCGGGAGCACGAGCTCGGCTACGCCGTCGAGGGGACGCCCGCCGACTGCGTCGTCGCGGGACTCGCGGAGCTGGGTCCCGACCCCGACCTCGTCGTCGCGGGCTGTAACGAGGGGGCCAACCTCGGCGAGTACGTCCTCGGGCGATCGGGGACGATCAGCGCGGCCGTCGAGGCCGCCTTCTTCGACGTGCCGGCGATCGCAACCTCGCTGTACGTTCCGCTCGGGGACATCACGTTCGACGAGATCGACCTCGAGCCCGCCGACTTCGCCGAGGCCACCCGCGTTACCTCCTACCTCGCCGAACACGCCCTCGACGCGGGCGTGTTCGACCACGCGGCGTACCTGAACGTCAACGTCCCGCTTCCGGACACGGACCCGGCCCCGGTCGAGATCACCAGACCCTCGAAGCGCTACGAGATGGACGCCGAGCGAAACGGCGACGCCGTCCACCTCACCGACCGGATCTGGGAGTCGATGGATCCCGAGACAATCCCCGATCCGGAAGGGACCGATCGGCGTGCCGTCGCCGAGGGGCGGATCAGCGTCTCGCCGCTGACGGCGCCTCACTCGACGAACCACCACGAAATTCTCGAGGCACTGGCCGAGACCTACCTCGAGACGGTCGCAACAGCCGACGACTGA
- a CDS encoding helix-turn-helix transcriptional regulator: MGFNTLWTRLSSLWSTEPTDDDETDSETESVTESTAEQENETLSYAEQIEYGTDDRQLADDDKVLRLLVKRGGRVDESAVLEETGWSEQHLREVVDRMEDEDQVSAITVGQKRVICRRGFEPKGYRSHLNE, translated from the coding sequence ATGGGATTTAATACGCTCTGGACACGACTCTCGTCGCTCTGGTCGACAGAACCGACCGACGACGACGAAACCGATTCCGAAACCGAATCGGTGACAGAATCGACCGCGGAACAAGAAAACGAGACGTTGAGCTACGCCGAACAGATCGAGTACGGGACCGACGACCGACAGCTGGCCGACGACGACAAGGTGCTCCGACTGCTCGTCAAACGCGGCGGGCGCGTCGACGAGTCGGCCGTCCTCGAGGAAACCGGCTGGTCGGAACAGCACCTGCGCGAGGTCGTCGACCGGATGGAAGACGAGGATCAGGTCAGCGCGATCACGGTCGGTCAAAAGCGAGTGATCTGTCGGCGCGGGTTCGAGCCGAAGGGGTACCGTTCTCACCTCAACGAGTAA
- a CDS encoding aldehyde ferredoxin oxidoreductase family protein, whose product MTEIGGFQDNVARIDLTDGEVNYEGIDEEDARKYIGARGLGVKYVFEKGADVDPLGPDNLLAFMNGPLSGTQVTMSGRIAICTKSPLTGTVTDSHHGGWSGARLKWAGFDGLLFEGQADEPVYAYIEDGEVELRDASHLWGKGVHETRDTIEEEVDGQYGKNLSIMAIGDGGENQVRYACIMNEDDRASGRGGTGCVAGSKNLKAVVIKSNTQMPQPADPETFKEGHQQAMQAITESDVTAPNEGGLSMYGTNVLMNITEEMDGHPTKNGEYTSSRSYNEAEHDGEEVLDAERISGENVRENILVDEPTCHSCPVACKKEVEVDVMHKGEEMNVRMESFEYESAWALGTNSLNDDRDKIAVMIDRCNDVGIDTIEVGNILAMAMDATEEGYLDDLEEGVEWGDAEEMIEMIERIANRDGELPDLLAEGQARFADAVDAHDCRLDVKGQAIAAYDPRCMKGMGIGYATSNRGACHLRGYTPAAEILGIPEKVDPYEHEGKGELTAEFQDLHAISDSFDICKFNAFAEGIEEYVSQYNGMTGFDVTEDELMETGERIYNLERYYNNLAGFDGDDDSLPEIFLEEGETPGQGASEGEFCELEEMKEEYYEHRGWVDGVVPDEKLEKLEIEIGPGTGVSAGDSGAAAPSDD is encoded by the coding sequence ATGACCGAGATCGGCGGATTCCAAGACAACGTGGCACGTATCGACCTCACCGACGGTGAGGTAAACTACGAGGGGATCGACGAAGAGGACGCACGAAAGTATATCGGGGCACGCGGACTCGGCGTCAAGTACGTCTTCGAGAAGGGAGCCGACGTCGACCCGCTCGGCCCAGACAACCTGCTCGCGTTCATGAACGGCCCGCTGTCGGGCACACAGGTGACGATGAGCGGCCGGATCGCCATCTGTACGAAGTCGCCCCTGACCGGGACCGTTACGGACAGCCACCACGGCGGCTGGTCGGGCGCCCGGCTGAAGTGGGCCGGCTTCGACGGCCTGCTGTTCGAGGGGCAGGCCGACGAACCGGTCTACGCCTACATCGAGGACGGCGAGGTCGAGCTCCGTGACGCCTCCCACCTCTGGGGGAAAGGCGTCCACGAGACCCGCGACACGATCGAAGAGGAGGTCGACGGCCAGTACGGCAAGAACCTCTCGATCATGGCGATCGGTGACGGCGGCGAGAACCAGGTCCGGTACGCCTGTATCATGAACGAGGACGACCGGGCCTCCGGACGGGGCGGGACGGGCTGTGTCGCCGGCTCGAAGAACCTCAAGGCGGTCGTCATCAAATCCAACACGCAGATGCCCCAGCCTGCGGACCCGGAGACGTTCAAGGAGGGCCACCAGCAGGCGATGCAGGCGATCACCGAGTCCGACGTCACCGCGCCCAACGAGGGCGGGCTCTCGATGTACGGGACCAACGTCCTGATGAACATCACCGAGGAGATGGACGGCCACCCGACGAAAAACGGCGAGTACACCTCCTCGCGGTCCTACAACGAGGCCGAACACGACGGCGAGGAAGTCCTCGACGCCGAGCGGATCAGCGGCGAGAACGTCCGCGAGAACATCCTCGTCGACGAGCCGACCTGTCACTCCTGTCCGGTCGCCTGCAAGAAGGAAGTCGAGGTCGACGTGATGCACAAAGGCGAGGAGATGAACGTCCGGATGGAGTCGTTCGAGTACGAGTCCGCCTGGGCGCTCGGAACGAACTCGCTGAACGACGACCGCGACAAGATCGCGGTGATGATCGATCGCTGTAACGACGTGGGGATCGACACCATCGAGGTGGGCAACATCCTCGCGATGGCGATGGACGCCACCGAGGAGGGCTACCTCGACGACCTCGAGGAGGGTGTCGAGTGGGGCGACGCCGAGGAGATGATCGAGATGATCGAGCGCATCGCCAACCGCGACGGCGAGCTGCCGGACCTGCTCGCGGAGGGCCAGGCCCGGTTCGCCGACGCCGTCGACGCCCACGACTGCCGACTCGACGTCAAGGGCCAGGCGATCGCGGCCTACGACCCTCGCTGCATGAAGGGGATGGGGATCGGCTACGCCACCTCGAACCGCGGCGCCTGCCACCTGCGCGGCTACACACCCGCTGCCGAGATTCTGGGCATCCCGGAGAAGGTCGACCCCTACGAGCACGAGGGGAAGGGTGAGCTCACCGCCGAGTTCCAGGACCTCCACGCCATCTCCGACTCGTTCGACATCTGCAAGTTCAACGCCTTCGCCGAGGGGATCGAGGAGTACGTCTCCCAGTACAACGGGATGACCGGCTTCGACGTCACCGAGGACGAGCTGATGGAAACCGGCGAACGCATCTACAACCTCGAACGATACTACAACAACCTCGCCGGCTTCGACGGCGACGACGACTCCCTGCCAGAGATCTTCCTCGAAGAGGGCGAGACGCCCGGCCAGGGCGCAAGCGAGGGCGAGTTCTGCGAACTCGAGGAGATGAAAGAAGAGTACTACGAGCACCGCGGCTGGGTCGACGGCGTCGTCCCAGACGAGAAACTCGAAAAGCTCGAGATCGAGATCGGCCCCGGAACCGGCGTCAGTGCCGGCGACAGTGGTGCTGCGGCGCCGAGCGACGACTAA
- a CDS encoding CHRD domain-containing protein encodes MSDELRSRRRVLQATGVAIGGGLAAGTAGADAEEHDEDGTDELPTAFSAAMTDEEIPREVDTNASGTAAFELDLEARTVRYSVDVEWLCDPTAVEIRYGTEDEAGHELVQLYSHAASTDDIEGRFDGTLTEGTLPVTDLLDAADRTDLEAVATALTETELYVTVATESCPTGEIRGRIVPDSSREAEPIAESAPETESTDEASEADRAEESDDETAEADPDDDAETETDDPPEDDDTEQSADGREDETETVYGAPEDPDDE; translated from the coding sequence ATGAGTGACGAGCTTCGATCCAGACGACGGGTGTTACAGGCGACGGGCGTTGCTATCGGCGGCGGACTCGCGGCGGGGACCGCTGGTGCGGACGCCGAGGAACACGACGAGGACGGTACCGACGAGCTGCCGACGGCGTTTTCGGCGGCGATGACCGACGAGGAGATTCCGCGCGAGGTCGACACGAACGCCAGCGGAACCGCCGCGTTCGAACTCGACCTCGAGGCGCGGACGGTTCGCTACTCGGTCGACGTCGAGTGGCTTTGCGACCCGACTGCCGTCGAGATCCGCTACGGGACCGAGGACGAGGCGGGCCACGAACTGGTCCAGCTCTATTCCCACGCGGCGTCGACCGACGATATCGAGGGTCGGTTCGACGGGACGCTCACGGAGGGGACGCTTCCCGTAACTGACCTCCTCGACGCTGCTGACAGAACGGATCTCGAGGCGGTCGCGACCGCGCTGACCGAAACGGAGCTGTACGTCACCGTGGCCACCGAGTCCTGTCCGACGGGAGAGATCCGCGGACGAATCGTCCCCGACTCGAGCCGCGAGGCGGAGCCGATCGCCGAATCGGCCCCCGAGACGGAGTCGACCGACGAGGCGTCGGAGGCAGACCGTGCGGAAGAGAGCGACGACGAGACGGCGGAGGCGGATCCCGACGACGACGCCGAGACGGAAACCGACGACCCGCCCGAGGACGACGACACCGAGCAATCCGCCGACGGTCGCGAGGACGAAACGGAGACGGTCTACGGTGCCCCCGAAGATCCCGACGACGAGTAG